Proteins from a genomic interval of Oceanidesulfovibrio indonesiensis:
- a CDS encoding class I SAM-dependent methyltransferase yields MNGSAESLPPLDPAIIPPEDLRICFGGGDFAKVGANILSYMRRWADLSPGDRVLDVGCGAGRIAAALTRYLDNGGSYEGFDIFPFGVEWCQENVTPRHPNFRFRTVDVFNRVYNPYASTLASDFVFPYEEASFDVVVLNSVFTHMLPADLVNYVAQIHRVLKSGGRAFITYFLMDEDSREPARQGRTSPAFPHGFGSFHVEDTASMEDAVAYDIGFVKNIHAASELAIVRISRGNWRGTSSPHHQDIVVARKP; encoded by the coding sequence ATGAACGGATCTGCCGAATCGTTGCCCCCGCTGGACCCGGCAATCATCCCGCCGGAAGACCTTCGCATCTGCTTCGGCGGCGGCGACTTCGCCAAAGTCGGGGCCAACATCCTCTCGTACATGCGTCGCTGGGCAGATCTTTCGCCAGGCGACCGCGTGCTCGACGTTGGCTGCGGCGCCGGACGCATCGCCGCAGCGCTCACACGATACCTGGACAACGGAGGCTCGTACGAAGGCTTCGACATTTTTCCCTTCGGCGTGGAGTGGTGCCAGGAGAATGTAACGCCCAGACATCCGAACTTCCGTTTCCGGACCGTGGACGTCTTCAACCGCGTCTACAACCCCTATGCCTCCACCCTCGCCTCTGACTTCGTGTTCCCATACGAAGAAGCCTCCTTCGACGTGGTGGTGCTCAACTCGGTCTTCACCCACATGCTGCCGGCCGACCTGGTAAACTATGTCGCCCAGATCCACCGGGTGCTCAAGTCTGGTGGCCGCGCCTTCATCACCTACTTTCTCATGGACGAGGATTCCCGTGAGCCCGCCCGCCAGGGCCGTACCTCGCCGGCGTTTCCTCATGGGTTCGGTTCGTTCCACGTGGAGGATACGGCGAGCATGGAAGACGCCGTGGCCTACGATATCGGCTTCGTCAAAAATATACACGCGGCCAGCGAGCTCGCCATCGTCCGCATATCCCGTGGCAACTGGCGTGGCACCAGCAGCCCACATCACCAGGATATCGTCGTCGCTCGTAAACCATGA